From one Impatiens glandulifera unplaced genomic scaffold, dImpGla2.1, whole genome shotgun sequence genomic stretch:
- the LOC124917978 gene encoding zinc finger MYM-type protein 5-like, with protein MAPITIRKHESGSSKRKRIKERDKFIQSQLGDMDKFVFNKGNETQCSGDIGVDVDINVGVEENVEQSMETQTPSEEDVDIGLKENIENQMEEPFEVDIDVNVEETMEPGLEGNDDIPNIFDPKNWKNLAPKLRDLLVKKGPLRDVLTGKCPKNGSNNRRFTSEFYTMHLSNGQKHHRDCLVYCKDLGRVLCFCCKVFKTK; from the coding sequence ATGGCTCCTATAACTATAAGAAAGCATGAATCGGGTAGTTCCAAACGCAAAAGAATAAAGGaacgagacaaatttattcAAAGTCAATTAGGGGATATggataaatttgttttcaataaaGGGAACGAAACACAATGTTCAGGGGATATAGGGGTAGATGTAGACATTAATGTTGGTGTAGAAGAAAATGTGGAGCAATCAATGGAGACTCAAACACCTTCCGAGGAAGATGTTGATATTGGtctaaaagaaaatatagagaATCAAATGGAGGAACCTTTTGAAGTAGATATTGATGTTAATGTAGAAGAAACTATGGAGCCTGGTTTGGAAGGGAATGATGATATTCCTAACATCTTTGATCctaaaaattggaaaaatctTGCTCCTAAATTGAGGGATTTATTGGTGAAAAAAGGTCCTCTAAGAGATGTGTTGACAGGAAAATGTCCGAAAAATGGATCAAATAACAGGCGTTTCACATCTGAATTCTATACTATGCACTTATCAAATGGGCAGAAGCATCATCGAGATTGTCTTGTGTATTGTAAGGATCTTGGCAGAGTATTATGCTTCTGCTGTAAAGTCTTCAAGACTAAATGA